The DNA window TTTTCTTCTCATAAATGCAGACCATGGGGAAAATCTTAAGGTTCCTCTCCATAAAGAGCTTTGTCTCTCAGATACTCTTCCAGGCATTGAACAGCATAGTCATCCACCCTGACATCAAATTTATTGACAAATAAATGATGCTGCTGAAGTACAAAGTGGAGATCTCCAGCCCCATTAATACAGATAGACCGTCGGAAAATACCTGTGCATTGGGGATACGCTGCCCCTTTACCTATATCTCCTTCATGCCACTCCCATCTCTGAAGTCTTGCAATTGCATTTAAGTCTGAAAGGTCATATTTTTCATGGTATGGAGTAGATCCAGGAACACCAGGCATTCGATATAGAGTTGCCCACAGGTGTTCATCTGGACTGTAAGTATCCTTTGACCATTCTATCAGTTTCTGCACTTCAGGATTTTCCAATACATAGTTCACAAATTCTCTTGTAACCACAAAATAAGCACTTCCAACAAACATTGGAGAACTGATTGGTGGAGGACCCTTCATAATATTAGTTCTTTCTACAGTTGTAGTAATTTTATAAGAAAACTGCCAACGACTTACTTTATGTTGTGGCTTTTCAGACTCTAGGCTATTTTTGCCCTTCAATAGCTTCAGGGCTCTGACTATCTCCATGTTGGTCTTTATTGGGAAGTCGGTGCCGCAAGTGTTTATCAGATATCTCCAGGGCACTTTACTTTTCAGCAAATCCTCCATGCAGTTCAGATCAGCTTGAACCCTGAACCATGATGCGTAAAccaaattttccaatttggatgctataaatacattttcaaaacaagaaaCAATGGCTCGAACAGCTTGCTTGTATAAATCAGGAGACTTTTCATCCACATGGACACAATAGATATTCTGAGGGTTGTAAATTGCCCTTAAAAGTCTTTCAAACATTTCAATTTGTTCATGGATGACCATAGAATATGCAATGGGATAATTCTCTTCCTCTTTGCTTAGTGGAATAGGAATAAACCTCCGGCTCGTCTTGTAATGGTTGCAATCTTtagtaaattttaaataatcCATCTCAGATATACGCAGCTCCTTCTTGCGGGCATTCTTTTGGTGCAAAAGTGCCAATCGCACTGCGTCTTGATCTCCTTGTATTATTTTGGAGCAGCTGATTTGATTGCTGGAAGGCAATTTCATTGAGGTGACAAACTGGGTCTTACAGTAATTTCTCCTCAGATTGTATGCGTTCTGAGGCAGATCTTCCAGGCCACAAGGTTGAAACATGTATTTCAGGACTGATGCAGCAAACGAAAGCAGTCCAATGAGCAATAAACAGTGATTCCATTTTATGCAACGCATTTGCCAACACATTGTCTAAATTCAGATGATTTGCCAGTTCTTGttttatatctgtttttattttcctCTAGTCCTTGCACTATAATAGGAAAGCTCTTTCTAGACATCTCCTCCTACATTGGCATTAACTTCTATGGTTTCTCTGTCTTTAATAAAATTAAGCCCCTCCCTCAGCCGCACCCTAATGAGGAATGCTTCTGAGAACCTGAGCCttttaattatttccttttctCTAAATACAGATCTG is part of the Geotrypetes seraphini chromosome 14, aGeoSer1.1, whole genome shotgun sequence genome and encodes:
- the LOC117348202 gene encoding beta-1,3-galactosyl-O-glycosyl-glycoprotein beta-1,6-N-acetylglucosaminyltransferase 3-like, which encodes MFQPCGLEDLPQNAYNLRRNYCKTQFVTSMKLPSSNQISCSKIIQGDQDAVRLALLHQKNARKKELRISEMDYLKFTKDCNHYKTSRRFIPIPLSKEEENYPIAYSMVIHEQIEMFERLLRAIYNPQNIYCVHVDEKSPDLYKQAVRAIVSCFENVFIASKLENLVYASWFRVQADLNCMEDLLKSKVPWRYLINTCGTDFPIKTNMEIVRALKLLKGKNSLESEKPQHKVSRWQFSYKITTTVERTNIMKGPPPISSPMFVGSAYFVVTREFVNYVLENPEVQKLIEWSKDTYSPDEHLWATLYRMPGVPGSTPYHEKYDLSDLNAIARLQRWEWHEGDIGKGAAYPQCTGIFRRSICINGAGDLHFVLQQHHLFVNKFDVRVDDYAVQCLEEYLRDKALYGEEP